The genomic window ACGAGCACTGGACGACGGCCATCGCCACCCTGGTCGCCGAAGCCGGTGTCGCCTCGGCACAGGAGCTGGCCGACCTCGCCGGCGGCGAGGTGCCGCTGTCCCGTCCCGCGGTCACCGACGGTCAGGTCGGTCCGGCCGCCGAGGCGCCCTACGCCGTGGGGGACGAGGTGCGCGTCCGCGACGTGCACCCCTCGGGCCACACCCGCCTCCCTGGCTACGTGCGCGGGCGGCGCGGCCGCGTGGTGCGCGTCGACCCGGCATACGTCGTGCCCGACGAGGAGGCGCACGTCGCCGAGCCGGCCTCGGAGGCGACCTACGGCGTCCGGTTCGAGGCGCGCGAGCTGTGGGGGCGCGACGGCGACCCGGTGCACGTCGACCTGTGGCAGCGCTACCTGGAGGCAGCACCATGAGCGACCACCACGCGCCCGAGCCGCTCGCGCCGGTCGAGGCCCGCGTCGCCGCGATCGAGACCGTGCTCGAACGCCGCGGCCTGCTCGACCGGTCGCTCGTCGACGCGATGATCGAGCAGTACGAGCACAACCTCGGGCCGATGAACGGCGCCCGGGTGGTGGCGCGGGCCTGGCTCGATCCGGCGTACAAGCGACGGCTGCTCGCCGACGGCACCGCCGCGATCGGCGAGCTCGGCTACGGCGGCCCGGAGGGCCACCACGTCGTCGTGGTCGAGAACACGCCGACCGTGCACAACCTTGTCGTCTGCACGCTGTGCTCCTGCTACCCGTGGCCGCTGCTCGGACTGCCGCCGACCTGGTACAAGAGCGCGCCCTACCGTTCTCGCGCCGTCCGCGAGCCGCGCGC from Mycobacteriales bacterium includes these protein-coding regions:
- the nthB gene encoding nitrile hydratase subunit beta — encoded protein: MDGIHDMGGRQGFGPVGARTDEPVFAADWERHAFALSGVLLLHGLATMSSFRHAIERMDPGHYLTSSYYEHWTTAIATLVAEAGVASAQELADLAGGEVPLSRPAVTDGQVGPAAEAPYAVGDEVRVRDVHPSGHTRLPGYVRGRRGRVVRVDPAYVVPDEEAHVAEPASEATYGVRFEARELWGRDGDPVHVDLWQRYLEAAP
- the nthA gene encoding nitrile hydratase subunit alpha translates to MSDHHAPEPLAPVEARVAAIETVLERRGLLDRSLVDAMIEQYEHNLGPMNGARVVARAWLDPAYKRRLLADGTAAIGELGYGGPEGHHVVVVENTPTVHNLVVCTLCSCYPWPLLGLPPTWYKSAPYRSRAVREPRALLAEMGTEIPDDVEIRVWDSSAYSRYLVLPERPAGTDGLDEEQLAALVDRDAMIGVARP